A region from the Mycobacterium heidelbergense genome encodes:
- the pgeF gene encoding peptidoglycan editing factor PgeF: MSARIRRVTTTRAGGVSKPPFDTFNLGDHVGDDPAAVAANRARLAAAIGLGADRVVWMNQVHGDRVEAVDGPRDTAVDGADALVTTTPRLALAVVTADCVPVLLADARAGVAAAVHAGRVGAQRGVVARAVEAMLKLGARAGDISALLGPAVSGAHYEVPAAMADEVEAALPGSRTTTAAGTPGLDLRAGIACQLRDLGVASIDIDPRCTVADPTLFSHRRDAPTGRLASLVWME; encoded by the coding sequence ATGAGCGCGCGCATCCGACGGGTGACCACCACCCGCGCGGGCGGCGTGTCCAAACCGCCGTTCGACACCTTCAACCTCGGCGACCACGTCGGTGACGACCCGGCGGCGGTGGCCGCCAACCGGGCCCGGCTGGCCGCCGCCATCGGCCTCGGCGCCGACCGGGTGGTGTGGATGAACCAGGTCCACGGCGACCGGGTCGAGGCGGTCGACGGGCCACGGGACACCGCGGTCGACGGCGCCGACGCGCTGGTGACCACCACACCGCGGCTGGCGCTGGCGGTGGTGACCGCCGACTGCGTGCCCGTGCTGCTGGCCGACGCGCGCGCCGGGGTGGCCGCGGCGGTGCACGCCGGGCGCGTCGGCGCGCAAAGGGGCGTGGTGGCCCGCGCGGTGGAGGCGATGCTGAAGCTGGGCGCGCGGGCCGGCGACATCTCGGCGCTGCTCGGCCCGGCGGTCAGCGGTGCCCACTACGAAGTGCCCGCGGCGATGGCCGACGAGGTCGAGGCGGCGTTGCCGGGTAGCCGCACCACCACCGCTGCCGGCACCCCCGGACTGGACCTCCGGGCCGGAATCGCTTGCCAGCTAAGGGATTTAGGTGTCGCGTCGATCGACATCGATCCGCGCTGCACGGTGGCCGACCCGACGCTGTTCAGTCATCGCCGCGACGCGCCGACCGGGCGGCTGGCGTCGCTGGTCTGGATGGAGTGA
- a CDS encoding YggS family pyridoxal phosphate-dependent enzyme — MAVDMPADANRESELTRALAVVRSRLAAAAEAAGRNVGEIELLPITKFFPATDVAILSRLGCRSVGESRDQEATAKVAEVARLASSSSRADLRDMHWHMVGRIQRNKARSLAHWAHTAHSIDSPRLVTALDRAVSAALAEGRRQHPLRVYVEVSLDGDVSRGGVDVTAPGAVDQLCARVEESKSLELAGLMGIPPLDWDPDAAFDRLQSEHRRVLESHPNAVGLSAGMSSDFEIAVKHGSTCVRVGTALLGPRRLPSP; from the coding sequence ATGGCGGTGGACATGCCAGCCGACGCGAACCGCGAATCGGAATTGACACGCGCGTTGGCCGTTGTGCGATCGCGGCTTGCCGCGGCCGCCGAAGCGGCGGGCCGCAATGTCGGCGAAATTGAACTTCTCCCGATTACCAAATTCTTTCCAGCAACCGACGTTGCGATTTTGTCCCGATTGGGTTGTCGGAGCGTTGGCGAATCCCGCGACCAGGAAGCGACGGCGAAGGTGGCGGAAGTCGCCCGGTTGGCAAGCAGTTCCTCGCGGGCGGACTTGCGGGATATGCACTGGCACATGGTGGGCCGGATTCAGCGAAACAAGGCGCGGTCGCTGGCCCACTGGGCGCACACCGCCCACTCGATCGACAGCCCCCGGCTGGTGACCGCGCTCGATCGGGCGGTATCGGCGGCCCTGGCCGAGGGCCGCCGGCAGCACCCGCTGCGCGTCTACGTCGAGGTCAGCCTCGACGGCGACGTGTCCCGCGGCGGCGTCGACGTCACCGCGCCCGGCGCGGTCGACCAGCTCTGCGCGCGGGTCGAGGAGTCGAAAAGCCTGGAACTGGCCGGGCTGATGGGCATCCCGCCGCTGGACTGGGACCCCGACGCGGCCTTCGACCGGCTGCAATCGGAGCACCGCCGGGTGCTCGAATCGCACCCGAACGCCGTGGGATTGTCCGCCGGGATGTCCAGCGATTTCGAAATTGCCGTCAAACATGGTTCGACATGTGTGCGTGTCGGTACCGCGCTATTGGGCCCGAGGCGGTTACCGTCACCGTGA
- a CDS encoding cell division protein SepF: MSTLHKVKAYFGMAPMEDYDDEYYDDRAPSRGFPRPRFDDGYGRYDGRDYEDLRDPREPADYPPGGYRGGYGDESRYSPVHPREFDRPDMGRQRFGSWLRNSTRGALAMDPRRMAMLFDEGSPLSKITTLRPKDYSEARTIGERFRDGTPVIMDLVSMDNADAKRLVDFAAGLAFALRGSFDKVATKVFLLSPADVDVSPEERRRIAETGFYAYQ; encoded by the coding sequence ATGAGCACACTGCATAAGGTCAAGGCCTACTTCGGTATGGCTCCGATGGAGGACTACGACGACGAGTACTACGACGACCGCGCTCCCTCCCGCGGCTTCCCGCGTCCCCGGTTCGATGACGGGTACGGCCGCTACGACGGGCGCGACTACGAGGATCTCCGGGACCCACGCGAGCCCGCCGACTACCCGCCCGGTGGCTACCGCGGCGGCTACGGCGACGAGTCCCGCTACAGCCCCGTCCATCCCCGCGAGTTCGACCGGCCCGACATGGGCCGCCAGCGGTTCGGGTCGTGGCTGCGGAATTCCACCCGCGGGGCGCTGGCGATGGACCCACGCCGGATGGCGATGCTGTTCGACGAGGGCAGCCCGCTGTCCAAGATCACCACGCTGCGGCCCAAGGACTACAGCGAGGCGCGCACCATCGGCGAGCGGTTCCGCGACGGGACCCCGGTCATCATGGACCTGGTGTCGATGGACAACGCCGACGCGAAGCGACTGGTCGACTTCGCGGCCGGCCTGGCCTTCGCCCTGCGCGGCTCGTTCGACAAGGTCGCGACCAAGGTGTTCTTGCTGTCGCCCGCCGACGTCGACGTCTCGCCGGAAGAGCGTCGCCGGATCGCCGAAACCGGTTTCTACGCATACCAATAG
- a CDS encoding YggT family protein translates to MVLFFQILGFALFIFWLLLIARVVVEFIRSFSRDWRPTGITVVILEIIMSITDPPVKLLRRLIPQLTIGAVRFDLSIMVLLLVAFIGMQLAFGAARV, encoded by the coding sequence TTGGTGCTGTTCTTTCAGATCCTTGGGTTCGCGCTGTTCATCTTCTGGCTGCTGCTCATCGCTCGGGTCGTCGTCGAGTTCATCCGCTCGTTCAGCCGCGACTGGCGCCCCACCGGCATCACCGTGGTGATCCTGGAGATCATCATGTCGATCACCGACCCCCCGGTGAAGCTGCTGCGGCGGCTGATCCCTCAACTCACCATCGGCGCGGTCCGCTTCGACCTGTCGATCATGGTGCTGCTGCTGGTCGCGTTCATCGGCATGCAACTGGCATTCGGCGCCGCGCGGGTGTGA
- the wag31 gene encoding DivIVA-like cell division protein Wag31 has protein sequence MPLTPADVHNVAFSKPPIGKRGYNEDEVDAFLDLVENELTRLIEENSDLRQRIEELDRELAAGGGGGTAAAQPTQAIPTFEPEPEPAKPAPAAAVAAAATGTNEEQALKAARVLGLAQDTADRLTSTAKAESEKMLADARANADQILSEARHTAETTVTEARQRADAMLADAQSRSETQLRQAQEKADALQADAERKHSEIMGTINQQRTVLEGRLEQLRTFEREYRTRLKTYLESQLEELGQRGSAAPVDSSADAGGFDQFNRGNN, from the coding sequence ATGCCGCTTACACCCGCCGACGTCCACAATGTGGCGTTCAGTAAGCCGCCGATCGGCAAGCGCGGTTACAACGAAGACGAGGTCGACGCCTTCCTCGACCTGGTGGAGAACGAGTTGACCCGGCTCATCGAAGAGAACTCCGACCTGCGCCAACGGATCGAGGAGCTGGACCGCGAGCTGGCCGCCGGTGGCGGCGGCGGTACCGCCGCCGCTCAGCCCACTCAGGCGATTCCCACCTTCGAGCCCGAACCGGAACCGGCCAAGCCGGCGCCTGCCGCGGCCGTGGCCGCGGCCGCCACGGGAACCAACGAGGAACAGGCCCTGAAGGCGGCCCGCGTCCTGGGCCTGGCCCAAGACACCGCAGACCGGCTCACCAGCACCGCCAAGGCGGAATCTGAGAAGATGTTGGCCGATGCCCGCGCCAACGCCGACCAGATCCTCAGCGAGGCCCGTCACACCGCCGAGACCACGGTCACCGAGGCCCGGCAGCGCGCCGACGCGATGCTGGCCGACGCCCAGAGCCGCTCGGAGACCCAGCTGCGCCAGGCCCAGGAGAAGGCCGACGCGCTGCAGGCCGACGCGGAGCGCAAGCATTCCGAGATCATGGGAACCATCAACCAGCAGCGCACCGTGCTGGAAGGCCGCCTCGAGCAGCTGCGTACCTTTGAGCGCGAGTACCGCACCCGGCTCAAGACGTACCTGGAATCCCAGCTCGAAGAACTCGGCCAGCGGGGATCGGCGGCACCCGTCGACTCCAGCGCCGACGCCGGTGGATTCGATCAATTCAATCGGGGTAATAACTAG
- a CDS encoding MerR family transcriptional regulator, translating into MTAVAGAEILGVSARQVARLARAGELTVTRTVGGALLLDGASVHRLANQVRHNGRPWTPATAWAALALLSGERVDWLDASALSRLRHRLRAGGASQLCWMTRRRASVLRMRGWGTDTGLLASGVSALHDEAMSQLFDLTAVDGRVEGYVRARDLAGVVGAAGLIDDVGGDVIVRVVPEDAGYAVDHIVTAAVAVDLAESLDTRESAAGIGVLEDLLDRFRSGDTGRRVSGRRDR; encoded by the coding sequence ATGACGGCTGTGGCAGGTGCGGAGATCCTGGGGGTTTCGGCGCGGCAGGTCGCGCGGCTTGCCCGTGCGGGGGAGTTGACGGTGACGCGGACGGTTGGCGGTGCGTTGTTGTTGGATGGTGCGTCGGTGCATCGGCTGGCAAACCAGGTCCGCCACAATGGGCGCCCATGGACGCCGGCCACGGCGTGGGCGGCACTCGCGTTGCTCTCCGGTGAGCGTGTGGATTGGCTGGACGCCTCGGCGTTGTCGCGGCTGCGGCATCGGCTGCGGGCTGGCGGCGCGTCGCAGTTGTGTTGGATGACGCGTCGCCGCGCGTCGGTGCTTCGGATGCGTGGGTGGGGCACCGATACCGGGCTGCTGGCCTCGGGAGTCAGTGCATTGCACGATGAGGCGATGTCGCAGCTGTTCGATCTCACGGCTGTCGATGGGCGAGTCGAGGGTTATGTTCGTGCTCGCGATTTGGCCGGCGTGGTCGGCGCGGCCGGGCTTATCGATGACGTGGGGGGTGACGTGATCGTGCGGGTGGTGCCTGAGGATGCCGGCTACGCGGTCGACCACATCGTGACGGCCGCGGTGGCGGTCGACTTGGCCGAGTCGCTGGACACCCGTGAGTCTGCTGCGGGGATCGGTGTCCTGGAGGATCTGCTCGACCGGTTTCGTTCCGGTGACACCGGCCGGCGCGTGTCGGGACGACGGGACCGATGA
- a CDS encoding PAS domain-containing protein has protein sequence MVDDFDDAAVVAGTAQRVGRFRFFLDGQRWEWSKAVARMHGYEPRTVTPTTELLLLHKHPDDRQQVTAVLDRVLQGEPFNSRHRIIDTAGHTRFVVVVGDSMVDESGSVIGTSGFYLDVTTGDSGGHHHDDLGDGGCAGAD, from the coding sequence GTGGTTGACGACTTCGATGACGCCGCTGTGGTGGCTGGCACGGCGCAGCGGGTCGGTCGGTTCCGGTTTTTCCTTGATGGCCAGCGCTGGGAGTGGTCAAAGGCGGTTGCCCGGATGCATGGCTATGAGCCGAGAACGGTGACACCGACCACCGAGCTGCTCCTGCTGCACAAACATCCCGACGATCGCCAGCAAGTCACGGCTGTTTTGGATCGGGTGCTGCAGGGGGAGCCCTTTAACAGTCGGCACCGCATCATTGACACGGCCGGGCATACCCGCTTTGTGGTCGTGGTGGGTGACAGCATGGTCGACGAGTCGGGTTCGGTCATCGGCACTTCGGGGTTTTACCTGGATGTCACCACGGGCGATTCGGGAGGACATCACCACGACGATCTCGGAGACGGCGGTTGCGCGGGGGCAGATTAA
- a CDS encoding glycosyltransferase family 4 protein, with translation MRSIDFVQGVSTHSRPDGRARRLRIVQVAPPYFDVPPKGYGGVEAVLADLVDALVARGHEVTVLGAGESGTAARFVSLWDRTIPDRLGEPYPEVMHALKVRNAVADLAADQGVDIVHDHTFAGVLNVPVYRGLGLTTVVTVHGPIDADLYPYYRGLGADVALVAISDRQRELAPDLNWVGRVHNALEVEQWPFETDKGDYALFLGRFAPYKGAHLAVQAAHEAGVPLVLAGKCSEASEKAYFDQRVRPLLTGSDHVFGEADAVSKRKLLAGARCLLFPVQWEEPFGIVMIEAMACGTPVVALRGGAVAEVLIDGVTGVICEQPAELPAAIERAGSLDPHACRRHVAANFDVAQLGSGYERIYRRLLYGEEITRAASNPISRRRESTDEMVTA, from the coding sequence GTGCGCAGCATCGATTTCGTGCAGGGTGTGTCGACGCATTCTCGGCCCGATGGTCGGGCCCGGCGGTTGCGGATTGTGCAGGTGGCGCCGCCGTATTTCGACGTTCCGCCGAAGGGCTATGGGGGTGTGGAGGCGGTGCTTGCTGATCTTGTGGATGCTTTGGTTGCTCGTGGGCATGAGGTGACGGTGTTGGGGGCTGGTGAGTCGGGCACGGCGGCGCGGTTTGTGTCGTTGTGGGATCGCACGATTCCGGATCGGCTTGGTGAGCCCTATCCGGAGGTCATGCATGCATTGAAGGTTCGTAACGCCGTCGCGGACCTCGCGGCGGATCAGGGCGTCGATATCGTGCACGATCACACCTTTGCCGGTGTGCTCAACGTGCCCGTCTACCGGGGGCTGGGCTTGACGACGGTGGTGACGGTGCACGGCCCCATTGATGCCGATCTGTACCCGTACTATCGCGGATTGGGTGCAGACGTGGCGTTGGTGGCGATCAGCGATCGCCAGCGCGAATTGGCCCCGGACCTGAATTGGGTTGGGCGCGTGCATAACGCGCTGGAGGTCGAGCAGTGGCCGTTTGAAACCGACAAGGGCGACTATGCGTTGTTCTTGGGCCGTTTCGCCCCGTATAAGGGTGCGCACCTGGCCGTGCAGGCCGCCCACGAGGCGGGCGTGCCGCTGGTGTTGGCGGGCAAGTGCTCGGAAGCGTCGGAGAAGGCCTACTTCGATCAGCGGGTGCGTCCGCTGCTGACCGGCAGCGATCACGTGTTCGGTGAGGCTGACGCGGTCAGCAAGCGCAAGCTGCTCGCCGGTGCGCGGTGTTTACTGTTTCCGGTTCAGTGGGAGGAACCGTTTGGGATCGTGATGATCGAGGCGATGGCCTGTGGCACGCCAGTGGTGGCGTTGCGCGGCGGAGCGGTGGCTGAGGTTCTCATCGATGGAGTCACCGGTGTGATTTGTGAGCAGCCGGCTGAGCTGCCGGCCGCGATCGAGCGGGCGGGCAGTCTTGACCCGCACGCGTGTCGTCGGCATGTCGCGGCGAACTTCGATGTGGCGCAGTTGGGTTCGGGCTACGAGCGGATCTATCGCCGGCTGCTGTACGGCGAAGAGATTACTCGGGCGGCGAGCAACCCGATATCCCGGCGGCGTGAGTCGACGGATGAGATGGTCACCGCATGA
- a CDS encoding amylo-alpha-1,6-glucosidase, with amino-acid sequence MSDAPAAFNTSAPARLGAGADTVTLVEGSTFCLSDCLGDVVAGRAHGLFFRDARVLSRWELRVDGQPPEPLSVQPSAGFAAQFVLRRAPRGGQADSTLLLVRERLVADGLRETISVENLDHEPTVVVLQLHVDADFADLFAVKEGRAARGGAEVAAIDGELVLLEWGDRVRGLRVTASGEPVVAPGWLTWRVVVAAGQRWHTEILAEPTWANNTVRTRFRRGENLQSSAPARKLEAWRHTATTVEAGHRVLTEVLRQTESDLGALLMHDESGQGRSFVAAGAPWFMTLFGRDSLLTAWMALPLDVGLSVGTLQQLAAVQGRRVDLITEEEPGRIMHEIRRGPASTDVLGGAVYYGSVDATVLFVMLLAEAWRWGADPSVVRSLLPAADAALSWAQRYGDRDGDGFIEYQRATDRGLINQGWKDSFDGINDATGRTAEPPIALCEVQGYHYAALLARAELAEAFDDPTGAGQLRERAQALRTRFLEAFWLPQRGWYAVALDRRKQPVDALTSNVAHCLWTGIATDEHAATLVKHLASGEMDSGFGLRTLATTMGAYNPMSYHNGAIWPHDTAIAVAGLLRYPHVREAHVLAHRLANGLLDAADAFGTRLPELYCGFPRSQFGSPIPYPTSCSPQAWSSAAPVLLLRSLLGLEPHVPARQIAVTPHLPEAWGRVVLTDLRLGDASIDLEAEGDTVKIHRMPEDWQLLSSSA; translated from the coding sequence ATGAGTGACGCGCCCGCGGCGTTCAACACCAGTGCGCCGGCGCGTCTGGGGGCCGGCGCTGACACCGTCACCCTGGTGGAGGGGTCGACGTTTTGCCTGTCCGATTGTCTCGGCGACGTGGTCGCGGGCCGCGCGCATGGGTTGTTCTTCCGCGACGCGCGGGTGTTGTCTCGGTGGGAGCTTCGGGTCGACGGCCAGCCGCCCGAACCGCTGTCGGTGCAGCCGTCGGCGGGGTTTGCCGCGCAATTCGTGTTGCGCCGCGCCCCGCGCGGCGGCCAGGCCGACAGCACACTTCTGCTGGTTCGGGAGCGGCTGGTGGCCGACGGGTTGCGCGAGACCATCTCGGTGGAAAACCTCGACCACGAACCCACCGTGGTGGTGTTGCAGTTGCACGTCGACGCCGATTTCGCGGACCTATTCGCCGTCAAGGAGGGCCGCGCGGCGCGCGGTGGCGCCGAGGTGGCCGCCATCGACGGTGAACTGGTGCTGTTGGAGTGGGGCGATCGGGTCCGCGGCCTGCGGGTGACCGCCTCGGGGGAGCCGGTGGTGGCACCGGGGTGGCTGACCTGGCGGGTGGTGGTGGCTGCCGGCCAGCGCTGGCACACCGAGATCCTCGCCGAGCCGACGTGGGCCAACAACACCGTGCGAACCCGATTCCGTCGCGGCGAGAACCTGCAGTCCAGTGCCCCGGCGCGCAAACTGGAGGCCTGGCGGCACACCGCGACCACCGTGGAGGCGGGTCATCGCGTGCTCACCGAGGTGCTGCGGCAAACCGAAAGCGACCTGGGCGCGCTGCTGATGCATGACGAGAGCGGTCAGGGTCGTTCGTTCGTGGCCGCCGGAGCGCCCTGGTTCATGACGTTGTTCGGCCGCGACAGCCTGCTGACCGCGTGGATGGCGTTGCCGCTGGACGTCGGATTGTCGGTGGGCACCTTGCAGCAGCTTGCCGCGGTGCAGGGCCGGCGGGTGGACCTGATCACCGAGGAAGAGCCGGGGCGGATCATGCATGAGATCCGCCGCGGCCCGGCCAGCACCGACGTGCTGGGTGGCGCCGTCTACTACGGGTCGGTCGACGCCACCGTGCTGTTTGTGATGCTGTTGGCCGAAGCGTGGCGGTGGGGCGCCGACCCGTCAGTGGTACGCTCGCTGCTGCCGGCCGCTGATGCGGCGCTGTCGTGGGCCCAGCGTTACGGCGATCGTGATGGTGACGGGTTTATCGAGTACCAGCGCGCCACCGACCGTGGCCTGATCAACCAGGGCTGGAAAGACAGCTTCGATGGCATCAACGACGCCACCGGCCGCACCGCCGAGCCGCCGATCGCGCTGTGCGAGGTGCAGGGCTATCACTACGCGGCCCTGCTGGCGCGCGCCGAGCTGGCCGAGGCATTCGACGACCCCACGGGAGCCGGGCAGCTGCGCGAGCGCGCCCAGGCGTTGCGCACGCGGTTCCTCGAGGCGTTCTGGTTGCCGCAGCGCGGCTGGTACGCGGTGGCCCTGGACCGGCGCAAACAGCCCGTCGATGCGTTGACCAGCAACGTCGCGCACTGCCTATGGACCGGTATCGCCACCGATGAGCACGCCGCAACGCTGGTCAAACACCTGGCATCCGGTGAGATGGATAGCGGGTTCGGGCTGCGCACCCTGGCCACCACGATGGGCGCTTACAACCCGATGAGCTACCACAACGGCGCCATCTGGCCGCACGACACCGCGATCGCGGTGGCCGGGCTGCTGCGCTACCCGCATGTGCGCGAAGCCCACGTCCTAGCCCACCGGTTGGCTAACGGCCTGCTGGATGCCGCCGACGCGTTCGGCACCCGGCTGCCTGAGCTGTACTGCGGATTTCCCCGGTCGCAGTTCGGTTCACCGATCCCGTACCCCACCTCGTGCTCACCGCAAGCCTGGTCCAGCGCCGCGCCGGTCCTGCTGCTCAGATCGTTGCTGGGACTCGAACCGCACGTGCCGGCGCGCCAGATAGCGGTCACACCGCATCTGCCCGAGGCGTGGGGCCGCGTCGTGCTGACCGACCTGCGCCTGGGAGACGCCAGCATCGATCTGGAAGCCGAGGGTGACACGGTCAAAATACATCGGATGCCCGAGGACTGGCAGCTGCTCAGCTCCTCAGCATGA
- a CDS encoding Hsp20/alpha crystallin family protein yields MLRFDPFTDFDALVRDVLAGPVGSSRGPRFMPMDLCKIDDHYVLTADLPGVDPGSIDVSVDNGTLTVSARRTARSEESVQWLTAERFFGEYRRHLWLGEGIDASVISATYENGVLTVSIPLAEGAKPRRIEVAHGAAPHVIEGQVVQSPTETA; encoded by the coding sequence GTGTTGCGTTTCGATCCGTTCACTGATTTCGACGCTCTGGTGCGTGACGTGCTGGCCGGGCCGGTCGGGTCGAGCCGCGGTCCTCGGTTCATGCCGATGGACTTGTGCAAGATCGACGACCACTATGTGCTGACCGCCGATTTGCCCGGGGTCGATCCGGGGTCGATCGACGTCAGCGTGGACAACGGCACCCTGACGGTGTCGGCGCGGCGCACCGCCCGCTCCGAGGAATCGGTGCAGTGGCTGACCGCCGAACGGTTCTTCGGCGAATACCGTCGGCATCTGTGGCTGGGAGAGGGCATCGACGCCTCAGTGATCAGCGCGACGTACGAAAACGGGGTGCTCACCGTCAGCATCCCGCTGGCCGAAGGGGCCAAGCCGCGCCGCATCGAGGTCGCCCACGGCGCGGCACCACACGTCATCGAAGGCCAAGTCGTGCAATCACCCACAGAAACCGCCTAG
- a CDS encoding MFS transporter gives MASQATSMLTVPIRDRAALQAVNFFMADMEAGMGPFLGVLLASRGWTTGAIGTVITLGAIVGMCTVAPAGALVDATTRKRACVIVVGLAAVAASAVILTSRQFWVVAAAQSVMCVSGAMIAPAVIGITLGLVGQAGFISQNGRNQAYNHAGNMAGAAIGGLLGWVFGYAGVFWLAAAFAVVTVLAVLRIPAGRINHHVARGEILAGEQPPVKRLRVLVKSRPLLALAAAVMLFWLGNAAMLPLYGLAVVATHANAFTTVASTVVVAQAVMIPASLAAMRIVQTHGYWLAILIAFSALPIRALVAAGVITTWGVIPVQILDGVGAGMLSVAVPGLVARILDGTGHINVGQGAIMAAQGLGGALSPVLGGFTAQIFGFSAAFVMLGGLSMGSLAIWLGFAPMLRRTGNHISLASAPVEAT, from the coding sequence ATGGCCAGCCAAGCCACGTCGATGCTCACGGTGCCGATCCGGGATCGCGCCGCGCTGCAGGCGGTCAATTTTTTCATGGCGGACATGGAAGCCGGCATGGGCCCGTTCCTGGGTGTCTTGCTCGCGAGCCGCGGCTGGACCACCGGGGCGATTGGCACCGTTATCACCTTGGGTGCGATTGTCGGCATGTGCACGGTGGCGCCCGCGGGGGCGCTGGTTGATGCCACCACCCGCAAACGCGCCTGTGTGATCGTAGTCGGTCTAGCGGCCGTGGCGGCTTCGGCGGTGATTTTGACGTCGCGGCAGTTTTGGGTGGTCGCCGCCGCGCAGTCTGTTATGTGCGTTTCCGGGGCGATGATCGCCCCGGCGGTGATTGGCATCACACTGGGCCTGGTGGGCCAGGCCGGGTTTATCAGCCAAAACGGTCGCAATCAGGCGTACAACCACGCCGGCAACATGGCCGGCGCCGCGATTGGAGGTCTGCTGGGCTGGGTGTTCGGATACGCCGGAGTGTTCTGGCTTGCCGCAGCCTTTGCGGTGGTCACCGTCCTCGCGGTGTTGAGAATCCCCGCCGGTCGCATCAACCATCATGTCGCGCGCGGCGAGATCTTGGCCGGCGAGCAGCCCCCGGTCAAACGACTACGGGTGTTGGTAAAGTCCCGGCCGCTGTTGGCGCTGGCCGCCGCCGTGATGCTGTTTTGGCTGGGTAATGCGGCGATGCTGCCGCTCTACGGGCTAGCCGTTGTCGCCACCCACGCCAACGCGTTCACCACCGTGGCCAGCACCGTCGTGGTGGCACAGGCCGTGATGATCCCCGCATCCCTGGCGGCCATGAGGATTGTGCAAACTCATGGCTACTGGCTAGCCATTCTGATCGCGTTCAGCGCCTTACCCATCCGCGCGCTCGTCGCCGCCGGAGTCATCACGACCTGGGGAGTGATACCGGTGCAAATCCTCGACGGCGTCGGGGCGGGCATGTTGTCCGTAGCGGTGCCCGGGCTGGTGGCCCGCATCCTCGACGGCACCGGCCACATCAACGTCGGCCAAGGCGCGATCATGGCCGCCCAAGGACTTGGGGGAGCTCTCAGCCCGGTGCTCGGCGGGTTCACCGCCCAAATATTTGGTTTTTCAGCGGCTTTCGTGATGCTTGGCGGATTGTCGATGGGATCGCTGGCCATCTGGCTCGGGTTCGCGCCCATGCTGCGTCGCACCGGCAACCACATCTCACTGGCCTCTGCCCCCGTCGAGGCGACGTGA
- a CDS encoding XRE family transcriptional regulator: MDSPDDLSETPGTQPHRVNRGVDGGRGADPASGGVDAARCAVISAITSRISEKRLSAAQAALILGLTGPRVTALFNGYVDTFSLDELINLLPALELTIEVVPQPQQ; encoded by the coding sequence GTGGACTCACCCGACGACCTGAGCGAGACGCCGGGCACACAACCCCATCGCGTCAATCGTGGTGTCGATGGGGGCCGCGGGGCTGACCCGGCCAGCGGGGGTGTTGACGCCGCCCGGTGCGCAGTGATCAGCGCGATCACCAGCCGCATCAGCGAAAAACGCTTGAGTGCAGCACAAGCCGCCCTCATCTTGGGGCTCACCGGGCCCCGAGTGACCGCTCTGTTCAACGGGTATGTCGACACTTTCAGCCTCGACGAGCTGATCAATCTGCTGCCCGCACTTGAACTGACTATTGAGGTGGTGCCCCAACCGCAGCAATGA
- a CDS encoding ANTAR domain-containing protein — protein MSTDHSTPDPRRSADRILDTAEGVLITLRRYHLNQAFIELARTSRRHAIPLTSLADALVALAQGQSTADCEKRAVHIARATWGALLDGNERYHPAERDAAPCDLRPTRSGQPSTSTRRHRIVGDVR, from the coding sequence GTGAGCACCGATCACAGCACGCCAGATCCGCGCCGCAGTGCCGACCGGATCCTCGACACCGCCGAGGGCGTACTGATCACGCTGCGCCGATACCACCTCAACCAGGCCTTCATCGAGTTAGCGCGAACATCCAGACGCCACGCGATCCCCCTAACCAGCTTGGCTGATGCGCTGGTCGCCCTGGCCCAAGGCCAATCCACGGCTGACTGCGAAAAGCGCGCGGTGCACATCGCCCGGGCGACGTGGGGCGCACTGCTCGACGGCAACGAGCGCTATCACCCTGCAGAACGCGACGCAGCGCCGTGTGACCTCCGACCAACCCGCTCTGGGCAGCCATCCACCTCGACACGTCGCCACCGGATCGTCGGTGATGTGCGCTGA